In a single window of the Punica granatum isolate Tunisia-2019 unplaced genomic scaffold, ASM765513v2 Contig00019, whole genome shotgun sequence genome:
- the LOC116189797 gene encoding GDSL lipase-like has translation MASFRMLRFLLLLVLSTTNVLILHPVGTYANSTTNAKQRHKPLFVFGDSAFDPGNNQYLDRMEKGPAYYSPYGQHFFAGATGRHSDGRIVPDFIAQNANLSLIPPCLETGANFTNGVSFASAGAGVFSDLPGVMNLEQQVMKFDEIKEWFVQKFGDVKSRKALKRAVYVFGFGGKEYLSLYFNGHNISKTYQRLYAEMVVRNLTNAVLELYNAGGRKFGFQNVGPLGCLPMLKAKKPELKDACIEELMSMARKHNKILAGTLKRLGEYMPGLKYSIFDHYNSLLDRINNVTNYGFEEGKAACYQNEPEALNWMNWGGNNWMEQYTLCHNSSRYIFFDGMHTTESANSQIAELMWDGPPSTTQPWTLKQLFEL, from the exons ATGGCCAGTTTTAGGATGCTGCggtttcttcttctgcttGTTCTTTCCACGACAAATGTTTTAATCCTACACCCAGTTGGGACCTATGCCAATTCCACGACCAATGCAAAGCAACGCCATAAGCCCCTGTTTGTGTTTGGGGATTCCGCATTCGATCCTGGGAACAACCAGTATCTTGACAGGATGGAGAAGGGCCCGGCCTACTACTCGCCTTATGGACAGCACTTCTTCGCCGGCGCCACTGGCAGACACTCTGATGGTCGTATCGTGCCCGACTTCATCG CCCAAAATGCGAACTTGAGTTTGATTCCGCCATGCCTAGAAACGGGCGCAAATTTCACCAACGGCGTGAGCTTTGCCTCAGCTGGAGCCGGAGTTTTCAGCGACCTCCCTGGAGTC ATGAATCTGGAGCAACAGGTGATGAAGTTTGATGAGATAAAAGAGTGGTTTGTTCAGAAATTCGGGGATGTTAAATCTAGGAAGGCCCTCAAGAGAGCTGTGTATGTCTTCGGCTTCGGAGGTAAAGAGTACCTCAGCCTCTACTTCAATGGCCATAACATCTCCAAAACCTACCAAAGGCTGTACGCCGAAATGGTGGTCAGAAACTTAACAAATGCAGTGTTG GAGCTATATAATGCAGGAGGAAGGAAATTCGGGTTTCAAAATGTTGGCCCCTTAGGTTGCTTGCCGATGCTAAAAGCAAAGAAGCCGGAACTGAAAGACGCATGCATAGAGGAACTAATGTCGATGGCAAGAAAGCACAATAAAATTCTAGCGGGTACCCTCAAGAGACTGGGGGAATATATGCCGGGGCTCAAGTACTCCATCTTCGACCACTACAACTCACTCCTGGATCGAATCAATAATGTGACAAATTACG GATTCGAAGAAGGAAAGGCGGCATGCTACCAGAACGAGCCCGAGGCGCTCAACTGGATGAATTGGGGAGGAAACAACTGGATGGAGCAGTACACACTGTGCCATAACTCGAGTCGATACATCTTCTTCGACGGCATGCACACAACCGAGAGTGCAAACTCCCAGATAGCTGAGCTGATGTGGGACGGCCCGCCTTCAACCACTCAACCTTGGACCCTGAAACAACTTTTTGAACTTTAG